AACGGCCAGCAGCAGACCCAGGGTATCGGTGACCAGGAACCGCTTGCGTCCCTTGACCTTCTTGCCCGCGTCGAAACCCCGCGTTGCCGCCGGGACGGTGTCAGCGGTGCGGACCGACTGCGAGTCGATCAGGCCGGCGCTCGGCTCCTCGCTCCGCCCCGCGGCCCGGCGGACCTGGGCCCGCAGGGCGTCATGGACGCGGACGACGGTGCCCTCGTCGTGCCAGCGCACGAAGTACCAGTACACGGTCTGCCCGGGCGGGAAGTCGTGCGGCAGCTGCCGCCAAGGGCAGCCGGTCCGCACCACGTAGAAGATCGCATCCACGATCCGGCGACGTGGGTGCTTCTCCCGCCGCCCGCCCTTCGGCCCCGTTCGCGGTGGCGGGAGTAGCGGCTCCACCAAGGCCCACTGCTCATCGGTCAGATCTGACGGATCCCCCCCAGCACCGGTCACTGCAGGCTCAACGACCACCTCCGCGACGGGACACGGCAGATCTCAAACGCGGTCTGAGGGCGCAGGCTGCAGGTGGGGCCTCGGTCCGTAGCGGCGGAGGTTCCTCAGCCGGGACGCCTGAACGCGTTTTCCTCGTAAGAGTTGAGAGTTCGTAACACGGTCTTGGGATGTGGTGCTGGTGGCCGTGTCCGGTTTGAGGATTGAGCCGTTCGTGAGGGTGTGAGCAACAGGCCGTGAATCGTGGACGACGAGTTGTGGGCGGTGATCGAGCCGTTGCTGCCGAGGTGGCCCGAGCGGTCACCGGGCCCGCGGCCGGTGGATGACCGGCGGTGCCTGCAAGGCATCCTGTTCGTGCTGTACACCGGGATCACCTGACAGCAGCGGCCGCTGGAACTGCGCTTCGGCTCCGGTCAGACCTGCTGGCGCAGGCTGAGGCGCCGGGCCGGCCTCCTCCCGGGCCGACGGGCCGGCTTTCGTATGTCCGGGGCCCGAGGCCCGGGGGCACTGTCTGGGTCTGGTGTCCCAGGGCCGGGACGCAGTTGACCGGAACGCTGTGCGTCCCGGTCAGCACGTGTGGATGGGTAGCCGTGGTTCCGCCGGTGAGGGGTCCGGCGGTGAGGGGTCCGGCGGTCTCAGGCCGCGGGTGACGTTCCGTCAGCGCGGTGGTATTCGGCGTTGATGCGCTGAGCTTCTTCGAGCTGGTCTTCCAGGATCACGATGCGGCAGGCGGCTTCGATGGGGGTGCCGTGGTCGACGAGTTCGCGGGCGCGGGCGGCGATGCGCAGCTGGTAGCGAGAGTAGCGGCGGTGGCCGCCTTCGGAGCGCAAAGGGGTGATCAGGCGGTGCTCGCCGAGGGCTCGGAGGAAGCCCGGGGTGGTGCCGAGCATCTCGGCGGCCCGGCCCATGGTGTAGGCGGGGTAGTCGTCGTCATCGAGACGAACGAACGAATCATCTGCGGTCATCAAACCTCTTGGTGACATACGTCGGGGTGGAACACGGGAGCGGGATGGGTGGGGGTGGCATGCATGGAGGGGCCCTGGTGCCGTGTGGCACCAGGGCCCCGAAGGGGCTGTTTACACCATCTGCCGGCCCTCGCATGGCGCCGGCCTTCTGTGCGCGGACCCGATCAGGATGCTGTCGGGGCGCGGGGATCGCGGTTGCTTGACCGGAGACCACCTCACTATCGATGTCCTGCGGTTCCCGGGCTCAGACGTGCGCCCGGGCGATCCTGATGGTGCCTGGCTCCTCCGTTTCTTCCCTCTGGGATCTGCCACTTGCCTACTGCTGATAATGCGAACTGCACTTGCTGAACTGCGGTACTGCTCATGGCGGCCCTTGATCCTGCGGGCCACCCGGTCCGGTCGTCAGCCCCGTCGCCGTCCTGCGACAACCTGGCTTCGGAACTCCACCACCGCACCGTCCTGCACACTGCAACTACGGGTACTGCTGGCCGGCAGTTCGTCTCTGCCAGACCTCGCTGATCTCTGGTTACGAGAGAAACCATACCCACACCGCCGCTCAATGTCTACTCCAGCTAACACAGATTTTCGTGTGTTCGGTGGTGAGATGATCGACTCTGGTCAGGGAGGGAAGCCGGGAGCGCCCCGGTTTGCGGGCCGCAGGGCCCGGGCACACGCCCCGGACAGGCAGGACCGGGCGTGGATGATCCAGGGCCAGGGAGACCTGATGGACACGATGAGCGTCGACGTCGCGACCCTCCGCCGTGCCACGTCCCTCGCAGCGCCACGCGCACGCGCCCGGGACTTCCTCGGCGGACTCCGGCCGGCGATCGCGGCCGAGGCCGCCGAGACGGTGGTCCTGGTCGTCTCGGAGCTCGTCACCAACGCCCTGCGCCACGGCGGCGGCGCCTGCACCCTTCAGTTGACCGCGCACCCGGACAGCATCGAGGTGGCCGTGCACGACCACAGCCCGCAGCCGCCGCGCATGCGCACCCCCGACCTGAACGACGGCACCGGAGGGTTCGGCTGGCCCATGGTCAGCCGCCTCGCCCGCACCACCACCGTGACCTGCCGGGCAGACGGCAAGACCGTAAGCGCCCTCCTCGACCGCGGGTGTGGGTGCCCGGATACGGCAGAAACGGGCCACGGGGTGACCGCACGACGCAGGAGTGCCGCGGCGGGTACGAAGTCGGGCTGCGGGTCACCAGCCCCAAACGGGGCGCGAGGTGCTGGTTGATCGGTGCCGGACGCCCTCGCCAGAGCGTTCATCTATCGATCGTTTCGCGAACGCGCCGGCGAGCCCGGCATCCTGACGTCGAATCACCCCTTCGGGAGTTCATTTTCCCGTTCGTCATCTGCCAGCGTTCACCTTTGCCCGGGAAGCCGTTTGATGAACGGTCGGCGCCGAGGGCAGTCCGCCTCGGCAGCGGGGGTGGACATGGCGTTCGAGGAGGCGGTGCTGCACGGTGCGCACCTGCAGGCCCTGTACGTACGGCACCCCCCGCTCCTCGGCGAGCCGGACGAGCACGCTGCGCTGCGGGAGTGCCGCCGGGTGCTGTCCCAGACGGCCGCGGGCCTGCCGGCACCCGGGGGGGGTGCGCTCCGCCCGGCGCGGGGTCCGAGGTACCGCAACGCAGGAGGAGACCGCGATCCCCGCGCTCCGCAGCACCGCCGGCTTGCGAGAAGGCCGCCGGTTCGACCCCTCGATCTCTGTGAGCAGGTCACGCACGGGTGTCGGACCCCCTGCAGTAGCTCCGGGCCCCTTCGGTGCAGACGTATGCCGATACGGCGGAACCGGCACGAACCCCTCTGTCGCTCGCAAGCAGGTCCGGGGGTTGACAGGAATCTCGACAATTCGCTACGGACGCAGCCTTGAGGTTCGGGGCTTGGATCACCGACAGCGGCGGTGCATGAAGGCAGACAGTGTGACGGCGTCTGGTCTGGGGGCTCTACGGCGTGCGCCGGGAACTGCCCAGGAGCGCGGCGGCGTGGTCCGGCACGTACGTCTGGAGGTGCTTCGGTGGGCGTTCGTACCCGCTCGGCGGTGGACGAGGCGGCAGGCGGAGCTCGGGCTGCCGGATCTCTCGGTAGGGCACCGTGGACAGCAGATGAGCGATCATGTTGATGCGGGCAGCCCGCTTGTCGTCGCTCTCCACGACGAACCAGGGCGCCTCGGGAAGATCGGTGTGCACGAACATCTCGTCCTTGGCCCGGGAGTACGCCTCCCAGCGAGTGATGGACTCCAGATCCATCGCCGAGAGCTTCCAGCGCCGTGCCGGATCGCTCAGCCGCTGCCGGAACCGCCGCTCCTGCTCGGCGTCGCTCACCGAGAACCAGTACTTGCGCAGCAAGATTCCGTCCTCGATGAGCATCCGCTCGAAGCCGGGGCACTGGTGCAGGAAACGCTCGTACTCCTTCTGAGTGCAGAAGCCCATGACGTGCTCGACGCCCGCGCGGTTGTACCAACTGCGGTCGAACAGCACGATCTCACCCGCGGCCGGGAGCCTCGCGACGTAACGCTGGAAGTACCACTGTGTTCGCTCGCGTTCTGTCGGCACGGGCAGGGCGGCGATGCGCACGACACGGGGGTTGAGAAGCGCGGTGACCCGCTTGATCGCACCTCCCTTACCAGCCGCGTCGCGGCCCTCGAAGATCACCACGAGCCGCTCCCCTTCGGCACGGACCCACTCCTGGAGCGTCACCAACTCGGTCTGCAGACGGAGCATCTCCTTCTCGTACAGCGACCTGGGCAGGCGGCTGGGTCCGCCCCCGCCCTGTGACTGCCCACCGTTCGTGCGCTTCGTGCCAGGCACCGTCCTCGCCTCCCTCGCCCACCGGCTGACAGGACCAGGATGGTCTTGTCGGTGAACGCATGCCCCCTGGGCTGAGCCAGTCGTGGGGAACAACCTCGACGGGCCGGTGGCATGTGGCCATACTGCAGGGTGTCTGCCCTCATCGGCTCAGCGGCAATGCTCTTCGAATTGCACTTCTCTTCAATCTGACGAAGGTAATGCAGTGCTCACATGGCAGCCGTGTAGCCCTTAGTGTAATCCGGAGGAACCCCGCCGGCATCTTTCCTATCGAGGACACAGAACTCCGCCGAACCTCCTCCAGCGACGAGCCTAAGGGCTGCCCGTAACCCCGGCGGATCAGCGAGCGGCGTCTGGTGCGGTGCATCGCAAGGCGGAGGGTTGACCGCATACGGGCCCGTGCCAGGCGCCGTGAGCCCGCCTGGGTTACGGGACAGCCCTTCGCCCAGGGAAAGCAGTCGAGGGATCTGCCAAGCCGGACATCAGAGTTCGACCGACCGGCCGCTTCCGTGGGCTGGAAACCGGCTGGATCCAGGCGGGGAGCGATGCCGACTT
The Streptomyces sp. CNQ-509 DNA segment above includes these coding regions:
- a CDS encoding helix-turn-helix domain-containing protein gives rise to the protein MTADDSFVRLDDDDYPAYTMGRAAEMLGTTPGFLRALGEHRLITPLRSEGGHRRYSRYQLRIAARARELVDHGTPIEAACRIVILEDQLEEAQRINAEYHRADGTSPAA
- the ppk2 gene encoding polyphosphate kinase 2, encoding MPGTKRTNGGQSQGGGGPSRLPRSLYEKEMLRLQTELVTLQEWVRAEGERLVVIFEGRDAAGKGGAIKRVTALLNPRVVRIAALPVPTERERTQWYFQRYVARLPAAGEIVLFDRSWYNRAGVEHVMGFCTQKEYERFLHQCPGFERMLIEDGILLRKYWFSVSDAEQERRFRQRLSDPARRWKLSAMDLESITRWEAYSRAKDEMFVHTDLPEAPWFVVESDDKRAARINMIAHLLSTVPYREIRQPELRLPPRPPPSGYERPPKHLQTYVPDHAAALLGSSRRTP